In Oceaniferula marina, the following proteins share a genomic window:
- a CDS encoding sigma-70 family RNA polymerase sigma factor: MPNPPIAADAEERMIGLISKHQVVLHDYIFALIQDATLADDILQETNLVLWRKASEYDLSRPFLPWARGIAWNQVRAASRDASRDRLVFSRKTMELLAQESEQSQVYLPNQREQSLAECIALLTPKQQALVKARYFDDISVHSMAEQLDRPASSISQALYLIRNKLKQCVQIKTSAPTTLK, encoded by the coding sequence ATGCCCAATCCACCGATAGCAGCAGACGCCGAGGAGCGTATGATCGGCCTGATTTCTAAACATCAGGTGGTGCTACACGACTATATTTTTGCCCTGATTCAGGACGCCACACTGGCAGACGACATCCTACAGGAAACCAACCTCGTGCTCTGGCGTAAGGCATCGGAATACGACTTATCCCGCCCATTTCTCCCCTGGGCCCGTGGCATTGCATGGAACCAAGTCCGCGCCGCCAGCCGGGATGCCTCTCGCGACCGACTGGTCTTCAGTCGAAAAACCATGGAGCTACTCGCCCAGGAATCCGAGCAGAGTCAGGTCTACCTCCCGAACCAGAGGGAACAATCACTCGCCGAGTGTATCGCCCTGCTCACGCCGAAGCAACAGGCGCTGGTCAAGGCCCGCTACTTCGATGACATCAGCGTCCACTCTATGGCTGAACAACTGGACCGCCCGGCCTCATCGATTTCCCAGGCACTCTACCTGATTCGCAACAAACTGAAACAATGCGTGCAAATCAAAACAAGCGCCCCGACCACATTGAAATAG
- a CDS encoding sulfatase encodes MLRLRLILHLSLICLTGLATLSSSAASATASKANILLFVVDDMGIQDTSVPFTIDAHGNNITTPLNRLFRTPNMKSLTESGIKFTRAYAMPVCSPTRVCLMTGLNSARHHVTNWTSPYPNGETGNNTTKSHNSPSNWQRGGLDTSEPPLPRLLNHAGYRTIHAGKAHFGNIDTNKNPLSFGFDVNIAGKETGHPGSYYGTKNFGKGLYQVPHLDAYHGKDIFLTEALTLEINKAITQSVKDKQPFFAYMAHYAVHFPFDPDPRFTKNYPSLKGDSLAFATMIEGMDKSLGDILAHLDELGVAENTLVIFISDNGSDSPMLSAPLRAQKGDKYEGGIRVPMIASWAKPNSENKLQQALPIPANSSTNDLVTCFDLFPTISKVAGINPRQNIDGHDLSPYLSGKPGHHRPQQLLIHFPHDHRSDYFTTYHEGDYKLIYNFADDSYELYHLTKDIGEKNNLAAKQPERVMQMALNMQAALKTHGAQWPTHATKPPKEDPFTLPKQQP; translated from the coding sequence ATGCTCCGTCTCCGACTCATTCTCCACCTTAGCCTGATCTGTTTGACAGGTCTCGCTACCCTATCATCCTCCGCAGCCAGCGCCACTGCCAGCAAAGCCAACATCCTGCTTTTTGTCGTTGATGACATGGGGATCCAGGACACCTCGGTTCCCTTCACCATCGATGCCCATGGCAACAATATCACCACACCACTCAACCGACTGTTCCGCACTCCGAACATGAAGTCACTGACCGAGTCAGGAATCAAGTTCACCCGGGCCTATGCCATGCCCGTCTGCTCCCCCACCCGGGTCTGTTTGATGACCGGCCTGAACTCAGCCCGCCATCACGTCACCAACTGGACCAGCCCCTACCCAAACGGCGAAACCGGCAACAACACGACCAAATCTCACAACTCCCCCAGCAACTGGCAACGTGGCGGCCTCGATACCTCCGAGCCTCCACTGCCCCGCCTGCTCAACCATGCCGGCTACCGAACGATCCACGCCGGCAAAGCCCACTTTGGCAACATCGATACCAATAAAAATCCGCTCAGCTTCGGCTTCGATGTCAATATTGCCGGTAAGGAAACCGGCCACCCGGGCAGCTACTACGGCACCAAAAACTTCGGCAAAGGGCTGTATCAGGTTCCCCACCTCGATGCCTACCATGGCAAAGACATCTTTCTCACCGAGGCTCTCACCCTGGAAATAAACAAGGCCATCACCCAATCGGTAAAAGACAAACAACCGTTTTTTGCCTACATGGCTCACTACGCGGTCCACTTCCCCTTTGACCCGGATCCCCGCTTCACCAAAAACTACCCATCGCTCAAAGGTGACTCTCTCGCCTTTGCCACCATGATCGAAGGCATGGACAAGTCACTCGGCGATATCCTCGCCCACCTGGATGAGCTCGGTGTCGCAGAAAACACCCTCGTTATCTTCATCTCGGACAACGGCAGCGACTCCCCGATGCTCAGTGCTCCGCTCCGGGCTCAAAAGGGAGACAAATACGAAGGCGGCATCCGTGTGCCGATGATTGCATCCTGGGCAAAACCCAATTCAGAAAACAAACTGCAACAAGCACTGCCAATCCCGGCCAACAGCAGCACCAACGATCTCGTCACCTGCTTCGACCTCTTCCCGACGATTTCAAAGGTCGCCGGAATCAACCCGCGCCAAAACATCGACGGCCACGACCTCAGCCCCTACCTCTCCGGAAAACCCGGCCACCACCGCCCCCAGCAACTCTTGATCCACTTCCCCCACGACCACCGGTCGGATTACTTCACCACCTACCACGAAGGCGACTACAAACTGATCTACAATTTTGCCGATGACAGCTACGAGCTATACCACCTGACCAAAGACATCGGAGAAAAAAACAACCTGGCTGCCAAGCAACCAGAGCGAGTCATGCAAATGGCCCTCAACATGCAAGCTGCCCTGAAAACGCATGGCGCCCAGTGGCCGACCCACGCCACCAAACCACCAAAAGAAGACCCCTTCACCCTGCCGAAGCAACAACCGTAA
- a CDS encoding sulfatase family protein: MKTILFTFLLLASAQASQKKWNVITVVTDDQSQWSVGCYGQSDIQTPHMDSLAKDGAIFTNAFVNSPVCSPSRATFLTGRHSTELGVTDWLTGGQSQKNGISNKFTSWPEILRQNGYTTGLIGKWHLGSREASLPKNNGFTYFKGNPAGGWHPKKTIFTDNQNKTEPITGDSVNICTDIAIDFIKENKSRPFSLLVHYREPHAPYGPMPSIDEAKTKDLKPAISDYPNLNKNTAKLMRNYLTAVSAVDRNLGRILETLKEQGLEEKTIVIFTSDHGYNIGHHGLRFKGNGYWITTDKKGCRPNMFETSISVPLMIRWPGVVKPGTRVDAMTANIDMLPSITGMLGLQSATPHHGYDFTPLLKGEKPAQWRTEVFGQYQMINDAKHSMRMIRTKDWKLIRHYKVENKDELYDLKNDPGETINLINEKKHAKVISKLQARMDSRMKALKDDPLSKS, encoded by the coding sequence ATGAAAACGATACTCTTCACCTTCTTACTACTCGCTTCTGCGCAGGCTTCTCAGAAAAAATGGAATGTCATCACCGTGGTGACTGACGACCAATCTCAATGGTCTGTTGGCTGCTATGGTCAATCCGACATCCAGACACCCCACATGGATAGCTTAGCCAAAGATGGAGCGATCTTCACCAACGCGTTTGTCAATTCCCCAGTATGCTCCCCGAGCCGAGCCACGTTTTTGACCGGACGCCATTCCACGGAACTAGGCGTCACAGATTGGCTTACAGGTGGCCAATCACAGAAAAACGGAATCAGTAATAAATTCACCTCTTGGCCAGAAATCCTCCGTCAAAACGGCTACACCACAGGTCTCATCGGTAAATGGCATCTAGGTAGCCGTGAAGCCTCACTCCCTAAAAACAACGGGTTCACTTACTTCAAGGGCAACCCAGCTGGTGGCTGGCACCCTAAGAAAACGATCTTCACTGACAACCAAAATAAAACCGAACCGATCACGGGAGACTCGGTCAATATCTGCACGGACATCGCCATTGATTTCATCAAAGAGAACAAGTCCAGGCCCTTTTCCCTCCTAGTCCACTACCGTGAGCCACACGCGCCTTATGGCCCAATGCCAAGCATTGATGAAGCGAAGACAAAAGACCTCAAGCCAGCCATCTCTGACTACCCGAACCTCAATAAAAACACCGCCAAGCTTATGCGAAACTACCTCACTGCGGTGAGCGCTGTGGACCGTAACCTGGGACGTATTCTTGAGACTCTCAAGGAACAGGGTCTGGAAGAAAAAACCATCGTCATCTTCACCAGTGACCACGGCTACAACATTGGTCACCACGGACTCCGGTTCAAAGGAAACGGCTACTGGATCACCACAGACAAGAAAGGCTGCCGACCGAACATGTTCGAAACTTCCATTAGCGTGCCGCTTATGATTCGCTGGCCTGGAGTCGTCAAACCAGGCACCAGAGTCGATGCCATGACCGCCAACATCGACATGCTTCCATCGATCACTGGTATGCTAGGACTCCAATCAGCAACACCACACCACGGCTATGACTTTACCCCATTGCTCAAAGGCGAGAAACCAGCTCAATGGCGCACCGAAGTCTTTGGTCAGTATCAGATGATCAACGATGCAAAACACTCCATGCGCATGATCCGCACCAAGGATTGGAAACTCATTCGTCACTACAAAGTAGAGAACAAAGATGAACTCTACGACCTCAAAAACGATCCCGGTGAGACGATCAACCTTATCAATGAGAAGAAACACGCAAAGGTGATCAGCAAGCTACAGGCCCGCATGGACTCTCGCATGAAAGCGCTCAAAGATGATCCTCTCAGCAAGAGCTAA
- a CDS encoding family 20 glycosylhydrolase yields MKTILSTLFGLIMLLHGQSAEQTKHLDTLKLSGFHSGWGKTQKNKNINGKPLSVDGKVYERGLGTHAEFYGKIRLHQTASRFQAVVGVDDGSTGQVEFQIKLDGKVAWESGILKKGDTGKQVDLELKGAELMELIVTDGGNTIGSDHANWCDAKILYTGEAPAVSLYGEWQWITPKEELAKAKAALIPYPVNARWGEGVFSSRQLTVTSATEEQAQNAINALKRYGKAHRISIKTGKFANVSLKIGTVKESSSKEAYHLNVSPKGISIVANDSAGLFYGVQTLRQLASVKHGKVAVPFCSIVDYPAFKIRGFMHDVGRNFISIDELKKQIDMMVLYKLNVFHFHPTENEGYRVESKKYPKLNSPEAMSRWQGKYYTAAELKDLVAYCKEREMMVLPELDMPGHSAYFNKVFGFGMQSDDGVRVLKELIDEWIEIFDAPMFHLGTDEVRLTRPTFVAEMTKYIRAKGKKTLSWHHGLHPYDGETIHQLWNAPRDQNPIIDSRGYVNVDDPITQARAYFFTQYCDVAKGNDQSLGGILCYWPDEPVVNEDVEMRIAPVYSSIVAFGERIWQGNPNDWPTGHKEFAYDGNTPINGGRHQAFTEFEQRLIVHREKFFKPFRPEHFPYVQNAQIQWKVIGPFANNGDANAVFGPEKEINESYTVNGETMEWQQTWGGTVNMADLFSEGGKGVAHTGYALTHVYSPKAMKVKAWINFSRKYLAWPQGRNPEQGHWACEGSRVWINDKEVKPPKWEKPGRYRAPVTEESYIYRQPQTLTLKKGWNKVMFKATDLFEPWTVSFLPIQLDGKGFTEVEGLKFSTDPKD; encoded by the coding sequence ATGAAAACCATTTTATCCACACTCTTCGGCCTCATCATGCTGCTTCATGGCCAAAGTGCAGAGCAGACCAAACACCTCGATACTTTAAAGCTAAGTGGCTTTCACTCCGGTTGGGGCAAGACGCAGAAAAACAAAAACATCAACGGCAAACCTCTCAGTGTTGATGGTAAAGTTTACGAAAGGGGGCTCGGAACACATGCTGAGTTCTATGGCAAAATCCGACTCCACCAAACAGCCAGCCGTTTTCAGGCTGTTGTCGGGGTGGATGACGGATCTACAGGTCAGGTAGAATTTCAAATCAAACTCGATGGCAAAGTAGCTTGGGAAAGCGGCATCCTGAAAAAAGGAGACACTGGCAAACAAGTGGACCTCGAGCTCAAAGGGGCTGAGCTGATGGAACTCATCGTCACCGATGGCGGCAATACCATCGGGAGCGACCACGCCAACTGGTGTGATGCCAAAATTCTCTATACAGGAGAGGCTCCGGCCGTCTCACTCTATGGCGAATGGCAGTGGATCACTCCCAAAGAAGAGCTCGCCAAAGCAAAAGCAGCCCTCATTCCTTACCCGGTCAACGCCCGGTGGGGAGAAGGAGTTTTCAGTAGCCGGCAGCTCACCGTCACAAGCGCCACAGAGGAGCAGGCCCAAAATGCTATCAACGCTCTGAAGCGCTATGGCAAAGCGCATCGCATTTCTATCAAAACCGGAAAATTTGCCAATGTCAGCCTGAAAATTGGCACGGTCAAAGAAAGCTCAAGCAAGGAAGCCTACCACCTGAACGTTTCCCCCAAAGGAATCAGCATCGTTGCCAATGACTCAGCGGGCCTTTTCTACGGAGTGCAAACACTCAGACAACTCGCCAGCGTGAAGCATGGCAAGGTAGCCGTGCCGTTCTGCTCCATTGTCGACTACCCCGCCTTCAAGATCCGCGGTTTCATGCACGATGTGGGACGTAACTTCATCTCCATCGACGAGCTGAAGAAACAGATCGACATGATGGTCCTCTACAAACTCAACGTCTTCCATTTTCACCCCACCGAAAACGAAGGTTATCGTGTGGAAAGTAAAAAGTATCCGAAACTCAACTCCCCAGAAGCCATGTCGCGTTGGCAAGGGAAATACTACACCGCAGCAGAGCTCAAAGACCTCGTTGCCTACTGTAAAGAACGTGAAATGATGGTTCTTCCTGAACTGGACATGCCTGGTCACAGCGCTTACTTCAACAAGGTCTTCGGCTTTGGCATGCAATCCGACGACGGCGTTCGCGTCCTGAAAGAACTCATTGACGAGTGGATCGAGATTTTTGATGCCCCGATGTTCCACCTCGGCACGGACGAAGTGAGACTGACGCGTCCCACCTTCGTCGCTGAGATGACTAAATACATTCGAGCCAAAGGTAAAAAGACGCTCAGCTGGCATCATGGCCTTCACCCCTACGATGGAGAAACGATTCATCAGCTTTGGAATGCTCCCCGAGATCAAAACCCAATCATCGACTCCCGTGGCTATGTCAACGTCGATGATCCGATCACGCAGGCACGCGCCTACTTTTTTACTCAATACTGTGATGTCGCAAAGGGAAACGACCAAAGCCTCGGCGGTATCCTTTGCTACTGGCCAGATGAACCGGTGGTCAACGAAGACGTAGAAATGCGCATAGCCCCCGTCTATTCGTCTATCGTCGCCTTTGGTGAGCGTATCTGGCAGGGCAACCCAAATGACTGGCCGACCGGGCACAAAGAATTCGCTTATGACGGAAACACCCCGATCAATGGCGGACGTCACCAAGCCTTCACCGAGTTTGAGCAGCGCCTGATCGTTCACCGCGAGAAGTTTTTCAAACCCTTCCGCCCCGAACATTTCCCCTATGTCCAAAATGCCCAGATCCAATGGAAAGTGATTGGTCCCTTCGCTAACAACGGAGATGCCAATGCCGTCTTTGGTCCAGAAAAAGAAATCAATGAGTCCTACACGGTCAATGGCGAGACCATGGAATGGCAACAAACATGGGGAGGCACCGTCAACATGGCAGACCTCTTCTCGGAAGGAGGCAAAGGAGTCGCTCACACCGGCTACGCACTCACCCATGTCTACAGCCCGAAAGCGATGAAAGTAAAAGCCTGGATCAACTTCAGCCGAAAATACCTCGCTTGGCCACAAGGCCGCAACCCCGAACAAGGGCACTGGGCTTGTGAAGGCAGCCGGGTATGGATCAACGACAAGGAAGTCAAACCTCCGAAGTGGGAGAAACCTGGCCGCTACCGAGCTCCCGTGACCGAGGAAAGCTACATCTACCGCCAGCCTCAGACGCTCACCCTGAAAAAAGGTTGGAACAAAGTGATGTTTAAAGCGACCGACCTTTTCGAACCTTGGACGGTCAGCTTTCTCCCGATCCAGCTGGACGGCAAAGGTTTCACTGAGGTCGAAGGGCTCAAGTTTTCAACCGATCCAAAGGATTAA
- a CDS encoding LamG-like jellyroll fold domain-containing protein, whose protein sequence is MTFPFSKNTLIATLSTALFLPSQAALIAHYDFADGNLLDDEQGTYDLTETTNGTANVGLDAEGFATFPGNDGTNEAHLEAAGPGGASNFTVSLWVRTDDWTQGNYQGIFSNNTGGAGTDFSWQLDSSGGNIRVVSNSSVSGVTYATSNLTADKWYNFIVRKTGTATELWITEEGVGSAVKVAEDIDTTPGGLQQFRLGVNRGDDSFLRMDMANVKIYDDASISLDTLLAEGPQLNTIPEPSSSALLSLAGLSLILRRRR, encoded by the coding sequence ATGACATTCCCCTTCTCCAAAAACACCCTGATCGCCACACTGTCGACGGCCCTTTTCCTGCCTTCCCAAGCAGCCTTGATTGCCCATTACGACTTTGCCGATGGTAACCTACTGGATGACGAACAAGGGACCTATGACCTCACAGAAACCACCAACGGCACAGCCAACGTCGGCCTGGATGCCGAAGGCTTTGCCACCTTCCCCGGCAACGACGGGACAAACGAGGCTCACCTCGAGGCCGCAGGGCCGGGAGGAGCGAGTAATTTTACCGTCTCCTTGTGGGTGCGAACCGATGATTGGACCCAAGGAAACTATCAGGGGATTTTCTCCAACAATACGGGAGGGGCGGGCACTGACTTCTCTTGGCAACTGGATTCCTCAGGAGGAAATATCCGTGTTGTCTCGAATTCAAGCGTCTCAGGGGTTACCTATGCGACCAGCAATCTCACAGCAGACAAATGGTATAATTTCATCGTAAGAAAAACAGGTACCGCCACCGAACTCTGGATCACCGAAGAAGGCGTCGGCAGTGCTGTTAAAGTGGCCGAGGATATAGACACCACTCCGGGCGGACTTCAACAATTTCGTTTAGGGGTGAATCGTGGGGATGACTCCTTCTTGCGCATGGATATGGCCAATGTAAAAATCTACGATGATGCCAGCATATCCCTCGATACCTTGCTCGCTGAAGGCCCGCAGCTCAATACTATCCCTGAGCCCTCTTCGTCCGCACTCCTCAGCCTCGCAGGACTTTCACTGATACTTCGTAGGCGCAGATAA